In the Dryobates pubescens isolate bDryPub1 chromosome 30, bDryPub1.pri, whole genome shotgun sequence genome, one interval contains:
- the TSPAN15 gene encoding tetraspanin-15 translates to MAAGDAEQVRYCGRFSYLCLKLTLITYSTTFWVIGALVLAVGIYAEVERQKYKTLESAFLAPAIILILLGIVMFLVSFVGVLASLRDNLCLLQAFMYILGICLLIELTGGVVALIFRNQTINFLNDNIRRGIENYYDDLDFKNIMDSVQKQFKCCGGEDYRDWSQNVYHNCAAPGPLACGVPYTCCVSNKTGIINTMCGYKTIDKERLSVQHVIYVRGCTNAVLIWFLDNYSIMAGVLLGILLPQFLGVLLSLLYITRVEDIITEHKLSERLFEETEQRSAPDFAGAGCCMCYPG, encoded by the exons ATGGCGGCGGGGGACGCGGAGCAAGTGCGGTACTGCGGCCGCTTCTCCTACCTCTGCCTCAAGCTCACCCTCATCACctactccaccaccttctgG gtGATTGGAGCCCTCGTCCTCGCTGTTGGGATTTATGCAGAAGTTGAAAGGCAGAAGTACAAAACTCTAGAAAGTGCTTTTCTAGCCCCAGCAATTATTTTGATACTTTTGGGTATTGTCATGTTCCTTGTGTCTTTTGTGGGTGTTCTGGCTTCTTTGAGGGACAACTTGTGCCTTCTGCAAGCA TTCATGTACATTCTTGGTATCTGCTTGCTGATTGAGCTGACTGGTGGAGTGGTAGCCCTGATCTTCAGAAACCAG ACAATCAACTTTTTGAATGATAACATTAGGAGAGGAATTGAGAATTACTATGATGATTTAGACTTCAAGAACATCATGGATTCTGTTCAGAAGcag TTTAAGTGCTGTGGAGGGGAAGATTACAGAGACTGGTCACAGAATGTGTACCACAACTGTGCAGCACCAGGACCACTGGCATGTGGAGTGCCCTACACCTGCTGTGTCTCAAATAAG ACAGGCATTATCAACACTATGTGTGGATACAAAACCATTGACAAAGAG CGCCTGAGCGTTCAGCACGTCATCTATGTCCGCGGGTGCACCAACGCTGTGCTGATTTGGTTTCTGGACAACTACAGCATCATGGCTGGCGTGCTGCTGGGCATATTGCTGCCCCAG ttcctgggagtgctgctgtcctTACTTTACATCACCCGGGTGGAAGATATCATCACCGAGCACAAGCTGAGCGAAAGACTCTTtgaagagacagagcagagatCTGCCCCTGActttgctggagctggctgctgcatgtGTTACCCAGGGTGA